A genomic segment from Microbulbifer elongatus encodes:
- a CDS encoding GMC family oxidoreductase, whose amino-acid sequence MPGKEAEFVIVGSGVAGALVANTLAKAGKSVIILEAGPRVPRWQTVERFRNQPDKSDFMAAYRSPPWAPHPEYGEFANDYLILKGSHPFNSQYIRAVGGTTWHWAASCWRFLPSDFKVKSLYGVGRDWPIEYSDLEPWYHRAEQELGVWGPKEEDLGSPRSTGYPMQPLPLSFNEARVKARMNNHNPHWKVVTEPVARNSRPYDGRPTCCGNNNCMPICPIGAMYNGIVHVDKAEANGAELIHSAVVNRLVSEGDRIVAVEYKDPMGLDHRVSGKHFILAANGIETPKLMLISYGRKHPTGVGNRSDMVGRNLMDHPGTGVHFYADEPLWPGRGPQEMTSVIGYRDGKFRGQYAGKKLHLSNMSAVDKATRGVLDQREPVNIPELTERIRDRAARYVEFNSFHEILPQPHNRIRPSTSEKDASGIPRPEITYSIDDYVVKSAAHTREIYGEIARLMGGTDVTFNDDFAPNNHITGTTIMGADAADSVVDRDCRTFDHPNLFIAGSSVMPTVGTVNVTLTIAALALRLADTLLKEV is encoded by the coding sequence TTGCCAGGCAAGGAAGCCGAATTTGTGATTGTCGGGTCCGGCGTGGCGGGCGCCCTGGTGGCGAATACCCTGGCGAAAGCGGGTAAGTCGGTGATTATCCTGGAAGCGGGGCCCCGGGTACCCCGCTGGCAGACCGTGGAACGCTTCCGCAACCAGCCGGATAAGTCCGATTTTATGGCGGCCTACCGCTCGCCGCCCTGGGCTCCTCACCCGGAGTACGGTGAGTTTGCCAACGACTACCTGATCCTCAAGGGCAGCCATCCCTTCAATTCTCAGTATATCCGCGCGGTGGGTGGCACCACCTGGCACTGGGCGGCCTCCTGTTGGCGTTTTCTCCCCAGCGATTTCAAGGTGAAAAGCCTATATGGTGTCGGTCGCGACTGGCCTATCGAATACAGCGACCTGGAACCCTGGTATCACCGCGCGGAACAGGAGCTGGGGGTATGGGGCCCGAAAGAGGAAGATCTGGGCTCCCCTCGCAGTACCGGTTATCCCATGCAGCCATTGCCGCTGTCGTTTAACGAGGCGCGGGTCAAAGCGCGTATGAACAACCACAATCCCCACTGGAAGGTGGTGACCGAGCCGGTGGCGCGCAACAGCCGCCCCTACGACGGCCGCCCCACCTGCTGCGGCAACAATAACTGCATGCCCATCTGTCCCATCGGCGCCATGTACAACGGTATCGTACACGTGGACAAGGCGGAGGCGAACGGCGCCGAACTGATTCACAGCGCAGTGGTAAACCGGCTGGTGAGCGAGGGCGATCGCATTGTCGCGGTGGAATACAAGGACCCGATGGGCCTCGATCATCGGGTTTCCGGCAAGCACTTTATTCTCGCGGCCAACGGCATCGAGACACCGAAACTGATGCTGATTTCGTACGGACGGAAACATCCGACCGGGGTCGGCAATCGCTCCGATATGGTGGGGCGCAACCTGATGGACCACCCGGGTACCGGGGTGCACTTTTACGCCGACGAACCCTTGTGGCCGGGTCGCGGGCCCCAGGAAATGACCTCGGTGATCGGGTATCGGGACGGCAAATTTCGTGGGCAATATGCGGGCAAGAAACTGCACCTGTCGAATATGTCCGCGGTGGATAAGGCGACCCGTGGGGTGCTGGATCAGCGCGAGCCGGTCAATATCCCGGAGCTCACCGAGCGCATCCGCGATCGCGCTGCGCGCTATGTGGAGTTCAACAGTTTCCACGAGATACTGCCGCAACCCCATAACCGCATTCGTCCCAGTACCTCGGAAAAAGACGCCAGTGGAATTCCGCGGCCGGAAATTACCTACAGCATCGATGACTATGTGGTGAAGAGTGCAGCGCACACCCGGGAAATCTATGGGGAAATTGCTAGGCTGATGGGGGGCACTGACGTCACCTTCAACGATGATTTCGCGCCCAACAACCATATTACCGGTACCACCATCATGGGCGCGGACGCCGCCGATTCGGTGGTGGACAGGGATTGCCGCACCTTCGACCACCCCAACCTGTTTATCGCCGGCAGTTCGGTAATGCCGACGGTGGGCACCGTCAATGTCACCCTCACCATCGCCGCCCTCGCCCTGCGACTGGCGGACACCCTGCTGAAGGAGGTGTGA
- a CDS encoding chondroitinase-B domain-containing protein, with the protein MFNRQKLWLSAIATPVLGLAIASSATALDPLTVSASADDGNLPEYTLDKDLGTRWSAQGDGQWITYDLGALTSLDSISIAFYKGDARQTYFSVYLSDDNASWNLIVDTVSSGQSTEPESFNLGSAYARYVKIVGGGNTSNDWNSLTEVEFVEAESGGSDPGDGEPEPTPELLEVSAVSASDHDGNVPENTIDGHLSTRWSANGSGAWIEYDLGQESTLTELLLAFYKGDQRTATFDVTVSNDRNNWFTAWSGVQPASTTELQPIDIAEADGRYLRIVGYGNSANSWNSITEVELVGINNDGGSGSSGGSSSSSSSSSSGSGSGNSSSSSSSSSGGSSSSSSSGGSGGGGLPLSELNSVPEIHCTQYVSTPSELEAATGWNMTAGTTVCLTDGTYNDVELSMGGIGSESAPITVAAQNPGKVIFGGEAQVRMGGEYLVLQGITFKNGNSSSSDLIQTRGSGSAPCHHCRMTELAIIDWDHGFDGSNKWLNIYGTNNRIDHSWFSGKINRGPLLLINREESDADPDRAQIDHNYFGNRPPLDGKEFPDASDNELEAVRIGDSATHTISSYSRVEYNYFEDIQGEAEIISNKAGHNVIQHNTIRHSYGSITTRHGTSATIAHNFIFGDGYPLSAGIRIVDDGHVVVNNYIEDCNFANTTHHGGIVMMGADGNDTNGYQQFENVMIAHNTIVGCVNSLNIDGGKKSRNPESVTLVNNVIANAVGPVLVQSADGMPVDSVIDGNYFHGEAYSDSDLSNVNGITFVDVQLSRDSSGVYRPSSNSPAVDGGVYSFATQENFPLIDVDMDGQPRDSLPDAGADETSSAAITIRPLTGDDVGPMNYRP; encoded by the coding sequence ATGTTCAATAGACAAAAACTGTGGCTATCCGCCATAGCGACCCCGGTACTCGGACTTGCCATTGCGTCGTCCGCCACCGCTCTGGACCCTTTAACTGTAAGCGCCAGTGCCGACGACGGTAATCTACCCGAATACACCCTCGACAAGGATCTGGGCACCCGCTGGTCCGCACAGGGTGATGGCCAGTGGATCACCTACGATCTGGGCGCTCTGACCAGTCTGGATTCCATTAGTATCGCCTTTTATAAAGGCGACGCCCGTCAAACCTATTTCAGCGTGTACCTGTCTGACGACAACGCCAGCTGGAACCTGATTGTCGATACGGTAAGCTCCGGACAGTCCACCGAACCCGAATCCTTTAACCTCGGCAGCGCCTATGCGCGCTACGTAAAAATCGTCGGCGGCGGCAATACCAGCAACGATTGGAATAGCCTTACGGAAGTGGAATTTGTCGAAGCCGAATCCGGCGGAAGCGATCCCGGCGACGGCGAGCCGGAGCCCACACCTGAACTGCTGGAAGTCTCTGCGGTCTCCGCCAGCGATCACGATGGCAATGTACCGGAGAACACCATCGACGGGCATTTGTCTACGCGCTGGTCCGCCAATGGCAGTGGCGCATGGATTGAATACGACCTCGGCCAGGAAAGTACCCTGACCGAACTGCTGCTTGCCTTTTACAAAGGCGATCAGCGCACCGCAACTTTTGATGTCACAGTCTCCAACGATCGGAACAATTGGTTTACTGCCTGGAGCGGTGTACAGCCAGCCTCCACCACAGAACTTCAGCCCATCGATATCGCAGAGGCCGACGGCCGCTATCTGCGTATTGTCGGCTATGGCAACAGCGCCAATAGCTGGAACAGCATTACCGAAGTCGAACTGGTTGGTATAAATAACGACGGTGGCAGCGGAAGCTCAGGTGGTAGTTCGAGCAGTAGCTCGAGTAGTAGTTCTGGCAGCGGTTCCGGTAATTCCAGCAGCAGTTCCAGCAGTAGCTCGGGCGGTAGCTCCAGTAGCAGCTCCAGCGGTGGAAGCGGCGGAGGTGGCCTGCCTCTTAGCGAGCTGAACTCGGTGCCGGAAATCCACTGTACCCAATATGTTTCCACGCCATCGGAACTGGAAGCTGCCACCGGCTGGAACATGACCGCAGGCACCACCGTCTGCCTGACCGACGGAACCTATAACGATGTCGAGCTGAGCATGGGCGGTATCGGCAGCGAAAGTGCGCCGATTACTGTTGCCGCACAGAATCCAGGCAAGGTCATTTTCGGTGGCGAAGCCCAGGTACGCATGGGTGGCGAATATCTGGTACTACAGGGAATCACGTTCAAAAATGGTAATTCCTCCAGCAGTGATCTGATCCAGACACGCGGTTCGGGCAGCGCCCCCTGTCATCACTGTCGTATGACCGAGCTCGCGATCATTGACTGGGACCACGGGTTTGATGGCAGTAACAAGTGGCTGAATATTTACGGTACCAACAACCGCATCGACCACAGCTGGTTCAGCGGCAAGATCAATCGCGGCCCGTTGTTGCTGATCAACCGCGAGGAGTCGGATGCAGACCCGGATCGCGCACAGATCGATCACAACTACTTCGGCAACCGGCCGCCACTGGACGGAAAGGAATTCCCCGATGCGAGTGACAACGAGCTGGAAGCGGTGCGTATTGGTGACAGTGCCACGCACACCATCAGCTCTTATTCCCGGGTAGAGTACAACTACTTCGAGGACATCCAGGGTGAGGCGGAAATCATCTCCAACAAGGCCGGGCACAATGTGATCCAGCACAACACCATCCGCCACAGCTACGGTTCCATCACTACCCGCCACGGCACCAGTGCCACCATTGCGCACAACTTTATCTTCGGTGATGGCTACCCGCTCTCCGCAGGTATTCGTATCGTCGACGATGGGCACGTGGTAGTGAACAATTACATCGAAGACTGTAATTTCGCCAACACCACCCACCACGGCGGTATCGTAATGATGGGCGCCGACGGCAATGACACCAACGGCTATCAGCAGTTTGAAAACGTGATGATTGCCCACAACACCATCGTGGGCTGTGTAAATAGCCTTAACATTGACGGCGGCAAAAAATCACGCAATCCCGAATCGGTTACTCTGGTGAACAACGTCATCGCCAATGCGGTAGGCCCGGTACTTGTTCAGTCCGCCGACGGTATGCCAGTGGATTCCGTAATCGACGGCAACTACTTCCATGGCGAAGCCTATTCCGACAGCGACCTGAGCAACGTCAACGGCATAACCTTCGTGGATGTGCAGTTGTCCAGAGACAGCAGCGGCGTTTACCGCCCATCGAGCAACAGCCCGGCTGTCGATGGCGGTGTCTACAGCTTCGCCACGCAGGAAAACTTCCCATTAATCGATGTGGATATGGACGGCCAGCCTCGGGACAGCTTGCCAGATGCCGGCGCCGATGAAACCAGCAGTGCGGCAATCACCATTCGCCCACTAACCGGGGACGATGTGGGCCCCATGAACTATCGCCCATAA
- a CDS encoding c-type cytochrome, which yields MGMRGLLLVVASALFPVALLFAQEVWDQAAESEVNTELNRPALIKRGRYLAIVGDCQACHTRVGGTPFAGGRAMPIPLLGTLYSSNITPDINTGIGTWTLEEFDRALRKGIGKDGRNLYPAMPYESYAKISDGDIQALYAYFLFGVAPVHDTPPPNKIKRALSARWPLKIWNRLFVPSEPFERDPRQNDTWNRGAYLVQALAHCGACHTPRGLAFQLKAYDDTEKGFLGGGPVLDGWEAYNITPDPDSGIGAWSAEQLTQYLKTGHVNRLAQAGGPMGEAIQFSLSRMSDSDVAAMVTYLRSIPPVKGKARSPRQQRGMPATEVVILRGTPLGEERNPKLKPDGARLYLGLCASCHGVDGTGSKDGYYPSLVHNSTVGAEDDHNLRQAILQGVRRTVDGEEIMMPGFAGALNQDQLKQLMTYLRRQFAVPENEVEKPAASAR from the coding sequence ATGGGCATGCGCGGTCTGCTGCTGGTAGTCGCCAGCGCCCTGTTCCCGGTAGCGCTGCTGTTTGCCCAGGAAGTATGGGATCAGGCCGCGGAATCCGAGGTGAATACCGAACTGAATCGCCCCGCGCTGATCAAGCGGGGGCGCTACCTGGCGATTGTGGGAGATTGTCAGGCCTGCCACACCCGTGTCGGCGGCACGCCATTTGCCGGTGGGCGCGCGATGCCGATTCCGCTGCTCGGCACTCTGTACAGCAGCAATATCACCCCGGATATCAATACCGGCATCGGCACCTGGACCCTGGAGGAATTTGACCGCGCGTTGCGCAAAGGCATTGGCAAGGACGGGCGCAACCTTTACCCCGCCATGCCCTACGAGTCCTACGCAAAGATCAGTGACGGTGATATTCAGGCGTTATATGCCTACTTCCTGTTTGGTGTTGCGCCGGTCCATGACACCCCTCCACCGAATAAAATCAAGCGTGCCCTGAGTGCCCGCTGGCCACTGAAGATCTGGAACCGTCTGTTTGTTCCATCGGAGCCGTTCGAACGCGACCCCCGGCAGAATGACACCTGGAATCGGGGCGCCTATCTGGTTCAGGCACTGGCACACTGCGGAGCGTGCCATACACCGCGGGGGCTGGCATTTCAGCTGAAGGCTTACGATGACACGGAAAAAGGATTTCTCGGTGGAGGCCCGGTGCTGGATGGCTGGGAGGCCTATAACATCACCCCGGACCCCGACAGCGGCATTGGTGCCTGGAGTGCCGAACAGCTCACGCAATATCTGAAAACCGGCCACGTAAACCGCCTTGCCCAGGCCGGTGGCCCCATGGGAGAGGCCATCCAGTTCAGCCTTTCCAGAATGTCCGACTCCGATGTGGCCGCCATGGTCACCTACCTGCGCAGCATCCCACCGGTAAAGGGCAAGGCGCGGAGTCCCCGCCAGCAGCGCGGCATGCCGGCCACGGAAGTGGTCATCCTGCGCGGCACCCCTCTGGGGGAGGAGCGGAACCCGAAACTGAAGCCAGATGGCGCACGCCTGTATCTGGGGTTGTGTGCCAGCTGCCACGGTGTAGACGGTACCGGTAGTAAAGATGGCTACTATCCGTCCCTGGTGCATAATTCCACCGTTGGTGCGGAAGATGACCACAATCTGCGCCAGGCCATACTGCAGGGTGTCCGCCGCACCGTCGATGGGGAAGAAATCATGATGCCGGGCTTTGCCGGCGCGCTGAACCAGGATCAGCTCAAACAATTGATGACCTATCTGCGCAGACAGTTTGCAGTGCCGGAAAACGAGGTTGAAAAGCCCGCGGCCTCTGCCCGCTAA
- a CDS encoding monovalent cation:proton antiporter-2 (CPA2) family protein, which translates to MPHDNFLLQTVIFLAAAVVSVPLAKRLGFGSVLGYLVAGVLIGPHTFGLVGDTSEELHFAEFGVALMLFLIGLELQPRKLWALRGAIFGTGGAQVLLTAVAICGLAMVLFDFGWRTATAIGLVLALSSTAIVLQSLSEKDLLKTEGGRNAFSVLLFQDIAVIPILALLPLLATVEIASDPNDLQGWTYALAVLGAVTGLILAGRYLLTPLLRIVVGTRTRELFTACALLIVLSAAAIMSALNLSPALGTFIAGVVLADSEFRHELEADIEPFKGLLLGLFFLAVGANLDLGLVMQQPLLLLGLLTLLVLVKFAILFALARLRGMARGEDWLFALSLAQAGEFGFVLLAYASQNHVLPADVSSILIALIALSMAFTPLLLMAYERLIQPRFFSGPRQPDVADSSPHDDGSPVIIIGYGRYGQIAGRLLNACGFDTTLLEHNAEQLELVRRYGIKAYYGDASREDLLHAAGADSAKIVILTLSDQAASLEIVSRIQKYFPHLTILARARNRMHQYALMEAGVQYIYRETVDSALEIGAGALQLLGLSKHQAQRSARRFKQHDQRMLESLFPYWRDESQHVAKTKIYREQLLQALQEDRRDPDLHLDHHWSDRDARAGKAQSGNGNKVQPGL; encoded by the coding sequence ATGCCGCACGACAATTTCCTGCTTCAGACCGTTATCTTTCTCGCCGCAGCGGTGGTCTCGGTACCACTCGCCAAGCGGCTGGGCTTTGGCTCGGTACTCGGCTACCTGGTCGCGGGCGTGCTGATAGGCCCTCATACCTTCGGACTGGTGGGGGACACCAGTGAAGAGCTGCACTTCGCCGAATTCGGGGTGGCGCTGATGCTGTTCCTGATCGGTCTCGAGTTACAGCCGCGAAAATTGTGGGCATTGCGCGGCGCCATATTCGGCACCGGTGGCGCCCAGGTACTGCTCACCGCCGTTGCCATCTGTGGCCTGGCCATGGTGCTGTTCGATTTTGGCTGGCGCACCGCAACCGCAATCGGTCTGGTGCTGGCGCTGTCCTCCACTGCGATTGTATTGCAGTCGCTATCGGAAAAAGACCTGCTCAAAACCGAGGGCGGACGCAATGCGTTCAGTGTGCTGCTGTTTCAGGATATTGCCGTCATTCCCATTCTGGCCCTGCTGCCACTACTGGCCACCGTGGAAATCGCCAGCGATCCCAATGACCTGCAAGGCTGGACCTATGCGCTGGCCGTTCTGGGGGCGGTAACCGGACTGATTCTGGCCGGCCGCTACCTGCTGACACCACTGCTGCGCATCGTAGTGGGTACCCGCACCCGGGAGTTGTTTACCGCCTGCGCGCTGCTGATCGTTTTGAGTGCGGCGGCGATCATGTCGGCGCTGAATCTGTCACCGGCACTCGGCACCTTTATTGCCGGTGTGGTACTGGCAGACAGCGAGTTCCGCCACGAACTGGAAGCGGACATAGAGCCCTTCAAGGGTCTGCTACTGGGGCTGTTTTTCCTCGCCGTCGGGGCCAATCTGGATCTGGGACTGGTGATGCAACAGCCTCTGCTGTTACTCGGCCTGCTGACCCTGCTGGTGCTGGTGAAATTCGCCATCCTGTTCGCGCTGGCACGCCTGCGCGGTATGGCGCGGGGAGAAGACTGGCTGTTTGCCCTGTCTCTGGCCCAGGCGGGGGAATTTGGATTCGTCTTGCTGGCTTACGCCAGTCAGAATCATGTGCTGCCGGCGGATGTCAGCAGCATTCTGATTGCGTTGATCGCTCTATCCATGGCATTTACGCCGCTGTTGCTGATGGCCTATGAGCGATTAATCCAGCCGCGCTTCTTCAGCGGCCCGCGGCAACCGGATGTAGCCGATAGCAGCCCCCACGATGACGGCTCGCCGGTCATCATCATCGGCTACGGCCGTTACGGGCAGATTGCCGGGCGCCTGCTGAACGCCTGCGGATTCGATACCACGCTGCTGGAACACAACGCCGAACAGCTCGAGCTGGTGCGCCGCTACGGTATCAAGGCCTATTACGGCGATGCATCGCGGGAGGACCTGCTCCATGCGGCGGGCGCAGACAGTGCGAAAATCGTCATTCTCACCCTGAGTGATCAGGCCGCCTCTCTGGAGATCGTCAGCCGTATCCAGAAGTATTTCCCACACCTCACCATCCTCGCGCGGGCGCGCAACCGCATGCATCAGTACGCGCTGATGGAAGCCGGGGTGCAATATATCTATCGGGAGACGGTAGACAGCGCACTGGAGATCGGCGCGGGTGCTCTGCAGCTGCTGGGCCTGTCCAAACACCAGGCCCAGCGCTCTGCGCGCAGATTCAAACAGCACGACCAGCGTATGCTGGAGTCGCTGTTTCCCTACTGGCGCGACGAATCCCAGCACGTGGCGAAAACCAAGATCTACCGCGAACAACTACTGCAGGCCCTGCAGGAAGACCGCCGGGATCCGGACCTGCACCTGGATCATCACTGGAGCGATCGGGATGCCCGTGCCGGCAAAGCCCAGAGCGGGAACGGAAATAAAGTGCAGCCAGGTCTTTAG
- a CDS encoding lipocalin family protein — MRNLIRLLWITAITLLCACTGVPDGVEPVEDFEINRYLGTWYEIARLDHSFERGLSQVTTQYSLREDGGVKVLNRGFDAEKAKWQEAEGKAYFVDAPNVGHLKVSFFGPFYGSYIVFELDDDYRYSMVSGPDRSYLWFLSRTPTVPEAVLQRFVRRAGELGFDTSALILVDQKLQKDSPPQP; from the coding sequence GTGCGCAACCTGATACGGCTGCTGTGGATTACTGCGATCACACTGCTTTGTGCCTGCACGGGCGTCCCCGATGGTGTGGAACCGGTGGAGGATTTCGAGATCAATCGCTATCTGGGCACCTGGTATGAAATCGCGCGCCTGGATCACTCCTTTGAGCGCGGGCTCAGCCAGGTAACCACTCAGTACAGTCTGCGTGAAGACGGCGGTGTGAAGGTACTGAATCGCGGATTTGATGCTGAGAAAGCCAAGTGGCAGGAGGCGGAGGGCAAAGCTTACTTTGTCGACGCGCCGAATGTTGGGCACCTGAAGGTCTCATTCTTCGGGCCGTTTTATGGCTCTTACATCGTGTTCGAACTGGATGACGACTACCGCTATTCCATGGTTTCCGGGCCGGATCGGTCTTATCTGTGGTTCCTGTCGCGCACACCGACGGTACCGGAGGCGGTGTTGCAGCGGTTTGTTCGCCGTGCCGGTGAGCTGGGTTTCGACACCAGTGCGCTGATTCTGGTTGATCAGAAGCTGCAAAAGGATTCACCGCCGCAACCATAA
- a CDS encoding VF530 family protein — protein MHHQQPNNPLHAIKLETILLELQQHYGWDGLANRVPVNCFRKNPSVKSSLKFLRKTPWAREKVEALYIATFSKSNPWKK, from the coding sequence ATGCATCATCAACAACCGAATAACCCGTTACACGCCATCAAACTGGAAACCATCCTGTTGGAGCTGCAGCAGCACTACGGCTGGGACGGGCTCGCGAATCGGGTACCGGTGAACTGTTTTAGAAAAAACCCATCGGTGAAATCCAGCCTAAAATTTCTGCGTAAAACCCCCTGGGCACGGGAAAAAGTAGAGGCGTTGTATATCGCGACCTTCTCGAAAAGTAACCCCTGGAAAAAATAA
- a CDS encoding pirin family protein: MPNITHKVTENSTGDARIRPATRVVAGHPSADGAGVKIHRVAGFQSPDFSPFLMIDEIRSENSDDYIGGFPPHPHRGIETLTYMLSGEFEHQDHLGNRGAIKEGGAQWMRAGRGIIHSEMPSQGEGGMHGFQLWINMAAKDKMSKPAWRDIQPEQVRELTLDENGSLIRLIAGPWQIGGEPECGPLLEAAAEAAVADLRLNAGTEVILPVPRSHSVLAYIYRGALDTGRGVVNRGNLVLFGDGDSIQLRAPDEDTGLLLLHGTPLDEPIAHYGPFVMNSREEIEQAVRDYNNGTLTD, from the coding sequence ATGCCTAATATCACACACAAGGTCACTGAGAACAGTACGGGCGACGCCCGTATTCGCCCCGCAACCCGGGTTGTGGCCGGCCATCCATCTGCCGACGGCGCCGGAGTCAAGATTCACCGGGTGGCGGGCTTCCAGTCCCCGGACTTCAGCCCGTTTCTGATGATCGACGAGATCCGCTCGGAAAATTCCGACGACTATATCGGTGGATTCCCGCCACACCCACACCGGGGTATCGAAACGCTCACTTATATGTTGAGCGGCGAATTCGAGCACCAGGATCACCTGGGCAACCGCGGCGCCATCAAAGAGGGCGGCGCTCAGTGGATGCGTGCCGGCCGCGGCATTATCCACTCGGAAATGCCCTCCCAGGGCGAGGGTGGAATGCACGGCTTCCAGCTGTGGATCAACATGGCGGCGAAGGACAAGATGAGTAAACCGGCGTGGCGGGATATTCAGCCGGAACAGGTGCGGGAACTCACACTGGATGAGAATGGCTCGCTGATCCGACTGATCGCCGGCCCGTGGCAGATTGGCGGTGAGCCAGAATGTGGCCCGCTACTGGAGGCGGCGGCGGAGGCTGCGGTGGCGGATCTGCGCCTGAATGCTGGCACGGAAGTCATCCTGCCAGTCCCGCGATCCCATTCGGTGCTGGCCTATATTTACCGCGGCGCGCTGGACACCGGGCGCGGTGTGGTCAATCGCGGCAATCTGGTGTTGTTTGGTGACGGAGATTCCATACAATTGCGCGCGCCAGACGAGGACACCGGTTTGCTATTGCTGCACGGGACACCTCTGGATGAGCCCATCGCGCACTACGGCCCTTTTGTCATGAACTCTCGGGAAGAGATCGAGCAGGCAGTGCGCGACTACAATAACGGCACACTGACCGATTGA
- a CDS encoding sorbitol dehydrogenase family protein — protein MSKGTSERRAGKGDVSPAAPPVAGRRRFMRRQVYLGCGLLAGAGSLPLVNADKLPDSAKQVGHRLSKFFAVSQKLLHPLPVDTQIDRRVATRLLSALNSEYPSFAQQLDLLPEDPGPADRASPVAQLIVAAWYLGTVGKTLVTYERALMYRLTADALPVPSYCTGKPGDWAGPPKLKFGRV, from the coding sequence GTGAGCAAAGGTACATCAGAGCGCCGGGCGGGCAAGGGGGATGTGAGCCCCGCTGCACCTCCGGTTGCCGGCCGACGCCGCTTTATGCGACGGCAAGTCTACCTGGGTTGTGGATTGCTGGCGGGTGCCGGCAGCCTGCCCCTGGTGAATGCCGATAAACTGCCGGACAGTGCCAAACAGGTAGGGCACCGGCTGAGTAAATTTTTTGCCGTGTCGCAGAAGCTGCTGCACCCGCTGCCGGTAGATACCCAGATTGACCGCCGCGTCGCCACCCGCCTGCTGTCGGCCCTGAACAGCGAATACCCCTCCTTCGCCCAGCAACTGGACCTTCTTCCCGAAGACCCGGGCCCTGCGGATCGCGCGTCGCCGGTGGCGCAACTGATCGTGGCTGCCTGGTATCTGGGGACGGTGGGGAAGACCCTGGTGACCTACGAACGCGCTCTCATGTATCGCCTCACAGCCGATGCGCTGCCGGTGCCCAGTTACTGCACCGGTAAACCCGGAGACTGGGCCGGTCCACCCAAACTGAAATTCGGGAGGGTTTAG
- a CDS encoding cation:proton antiporter: MDVYYIFCFLAAVSVFLGFINQYVLRTQTTIAITAGSLALSLIVTGLGKLEVVELRDWVAQLLPLMNLPDLLLKGMLGFLLFAGSLHIDLLMLRNQKVEIALLAIVGTLISTFAVGYMLYFFFGLIGMPVALVYCLLFGALISPTDPIAVLAIIKSMRAPEQVSIQVEGESLFNDGFGMVVFAVIYALAFQGTEPTVAAISHLFLVEALGGIALGLATGGLFHWLICSTNDHSLELLLTLVIPTAGFAAANMLGVSGALAMVVAGIIIGNFTREKGFSRMSQHELDNFWSITEEFLNGILFLMVGLFLITIDFKPIDYVLIVAAIVIVLLGRVAAVGVPFLFLKRHRRYHPYTERILIWGGLRGGLALALAMSIPAGYVVDGVLEDATHDLRHLWVVMTYGVVLFSIVVQGSTIAPLIRRSREASFSENEPPTPQAD, from the coding sequence ATGGACGTCTATTACATCTTCTGTTTTCTCGCTGCGGTGTCCGTGTTCCTGGGGTTTATCAACCAGTATGTACTGCGTACCCAGACCACCATCGCCATTACCGCTGGCTCGCTGGCGCTTTCCCTGATCGTCACCGGCCTCGGCAAACTGGAAGTGGTTGAATTGCGCGACTGGGTGGCACAGTTGCTGCCGCTGATGAACCTGCCAGACCTGCTGTTGAAGGGAATGCTGGGCTTCCTGCTGTTTGCGGGCTCCCTGCACATCGACCTGTTGATGTTGCGTAACCAGAAGGTGGAGATCGCCCTGCTGGCCATCGTTGGTACACTGATTTCCACCTTTGCCGTCGGCTATATGCTGTATTTCTTCTTTGGCCTGATCGGCATGCCGGTGGCACTGGTGTACTGCCTGCTGTTTGGCGCGCTGATCTCCCCCACCGACCCCATCGCCGTGCTCGCCATTATCAAGAGCATGCGCGCACCGGAGCAGGTCTCCATTCAGGTGGAAGGGGAGTCCCTGTTTAACGATGGCTTCGGTATGGTGGTGTTTGCGGTCATTTACGCCCTGGCGTTCCAGGGTACCGAGCCTACTGTAGCCGCGATCAGTCACCTTTTTCTGGTGGAAGCTCTCGGCGGTATCGCCCTGGGCCTCGCCACCGGCGGCCTGTTTCACTGGCTGATCTGCTCCACCAACGACCACAGTCTGGAACTGTTGCTGACCCTGGTGATACCCACTGCCGGTTTTGCCGCAGCCAATATGCTCGGCGTGTCAGGGGCTCTCGCAATGGTGGTGGCGGGAATCATTATCGGTAACTTTACCCGTGAGAAAGGCTTCTCGCGGATGAGTCAGCACGAGCTGGATAACTTCTGGTCCATTACCGAAGAGTTTCTCAACGGAATCCTGTTCCTGATGGTGGGCCTGTTCCTGATCACCATCGACTTCAAACCCATCGACTATGTGCTGATCGTTGCCGCCATCGTGATTGTGCTGCTGGGACGGGTGGCCGCAGTCGGTGTACCGTTCCTTTTCCTGAAACGCCATCGCCGCTACCACCCCTACACCGAACGTATTCTGATCTGGGGTGGCCTGCGCGGCGGCCTTGCGCTGGCGTTGGCAATGTCGATACCCGCCGGCTATGTGGTGGATGGTGTGCTTGAAGACGCCACCCACGACCTGCGCCACCTGTGGGTGGTGATGACCTACGGCGTGGTACTCTTCTCCATCGTGGTACAGGGCTCCACCATTGCGCCACTGATCCGTCGCAGCCGGGAGGCCAGCTTCTCTGAAAACGAGCCGCCGACGCCACAAGCCGATTAA